The Betaproteobacteria bacterium genomic sequence GCGCGTGAGACTTTGGTCATGAAGTTATCCTTCGTAAACTGGGAGGTGAGAGGAGGGAGGCGGGAGGAGAAAGGCCAGCCTTTTGCATTATTCTCGCCTTGCAGCCTCTAGTTGACTGCGGCGAGGAGGGGTTTACACCTCCCTCCTCCCTCCTCCCTCCTCCCCAAATCACAATACTTTCTCCGTCGCCGGATCGATCAACACCGCGCGATTCATATCGAGGGCGAGTTCAACGTTCTCGTTGGGGCGCGACACGTCGTGCGCGAGCAATTCGGCGATGGTCTCGTTGCCGCCCAGGCGGAACGTCGCGTAGGTGCGCGCGCCCGTGGGTTGCAGCAACTCTATCTTTACATGGACTCGGGCTTAGCCGTCTCGTGGCGCGCCGGCACGGCTGATGTGTTGCGGGCGCACGCCCAGTGTCACGTCCTTGCCTTGCCAAGCGGATAAGTTCTGGCCGCGAGGATGCTACACCGGTTCCTCCGCGGCCAGCCGTGCGCTGTCATCTCCGGACTACTCCAACTTCAACCCGACATCCTTCACCAACTTGGCGTAACGCGCGACTTCGCCTTGAATGAAAGCCTCGTATTGCGCGACGGGCAGGGGCGCGGGTTCCGCCCCCGTGGCATCCATGTGCGCCTTGATGGCCGGTAGGTGGAGCATGGCGGCGATTTCGTTGTTAAGGTAATCGACCACTTTCTTGGGCGTAGCCGCGGGCACGAAGAAGCCAGTCCAGATCAGGTCACTATAGCCGGGGAAACCCGCTTCGGCCATGGTGGGGACGGTTTCCAGAGCGGTATTACGCTGCGCCGAGGTCACCGCCAGGGCGCGCAATCTGCCTGTCTTGATATGCGGTTGGGCGGAGGGGATTCCGCTGAAGGCGATGTTGATGCGCCCTCCCAGCATCTCGCTCAAGACTTGCGTGTCGCCCTTGAAGGGGACGTGTAGCGGTTTGATGCCGGCTACTTGGAAGAATAATTCCGCCGCGAAGTGTGGCAAGCTGCCCATGCCGCTGGAGCCGTAGTTCACCGCTTCAGGCTGTGCCTTCGCCAGCGCCACCAATTCCTTCAATGAATTCGCCTTGAGTTGCGCGTTGACCAACACTACCAATGCCGAGATATAGGCGCGGTTCAGAGGCGCGAAGCTCTTGAGCGGATCGTAGCCCGCGTTCTTGTATACGTAAGGGCTGATGGCGTAGCTGTTGTTGGTGAAGAGCCAGGTGGTGCCATCCGCGGGCGCCTGCGCCACGAAAGCCGTGCCCAGGGCTCCGCCCGCTCCGGGTTTGTTCTCCACGATCACTTGCTGTTTGAGGCGCTCGCTCAGGGCTTGCGCCATGACCCGCATACGAGAATCGATGCTAGAGCCGGCCACGAAAGGGATGACGACCCGGATGGGTTTGTTGGGCAGTTCCTGCGACCAACCGCCGTGGCTCGCGGCAAGCCCAGCGCCCGCGAGCAACTTCAATACGGTTCGGCGGCTTGAATCGGGTAACGAAGAGTTCATCGTAAAAGGATGATGGCAGGCGTCAAAATATCCTCCACGGGAGTTGGAGGGCCGGCTTTCCAGTTGAATTCGGCGAGGTTCTTATTCTCCCGCCCGCTCACATCTATAAACTGGAGAACAAATATCCCGCCACTCAGTTTGGCTCGTAGCCAATAATCTTTTCCTGCCTCGAATTCCAGTTCCACTTCATTGCGCGCAGTGCGATAGTTGTGATACGCACCCACGCCAAGCGAATGTTTTCCTGGAGCGACGCAATACTTGTCCCATCTGTTGCCCAATATGGACATCGACGCTAGGCCATCTATTTCCATTATTTCAACTTGTGCCTCACCGTCTGTCAACAAAAAAGATGCTTCAGGAAGC encodes the following:
- a CDS encoding tripartite tricarboxylate transporter substrate binding protein; the encoded protein is MNSSLPDSSRRTVLKLLAGAGLAASHGGWSQELPNKPIRVVIPFVAGSSIDSRMRVMAQALSERLKQQVIVENKPGAGGALGTAFVAQAPADGTTWLFTNNSYAISPYVYKNAGYDPLKSFAPLNRAYISALVVLVNAQLKANSLKELVALAKAQPEAVNYGSSGMGSLPHFAAELFFQVAGIKPLHVPFKGDTQVLSEMLGGRINIAFSGIPSAQPHIKTGRLRALAVTSAQRNTALETVPTMAEAGFPGYSDLIWTGFFVPAATPKKVVDYLNNEIAAMLHLPAIKAHMDATGAEPAPLPVAQYEAFIQGEVARYAKLVKDVGLKLE